A single window of Nicotiana sylvestris chromosome 5, ASM39365v2, whole genome shotgun sequence DNA harbors:
- the LOC104246051 gene encoding monothiol glutaredoxin-S1-like codes for MERVMKLGAESPVVIFSKSNCCISHSIETLIRSFGANPTVYELDELPNGREMEKALVALGCKRSVPAVFIGKELVGGSNEIMSLNLRGNKLKQLLIRANCLTKK; via the coding sequence ATGGAAAGAGTGATGAAGTTGGGAGCAGAAAGTCCAGTGGTGATTTTCAGCAAGAGTAATTGTTGCATCTCTCACAGCATCGAAACCCTAATTCGTAGTTTTGGTGCAAACCCTACAGTTTATGAGCTTGACGAACTTCCGAATGGGAGGGAAATGGAGAAAGCATTGGTTGCATTAGGGTGTAAGCGTAGTGTGCCAGCAGTGTTCATTGGGAAAGAATTGGTTGGTGGTTCTAATGAGATCATGAGCCTTAATTTGAGGGGCAATAAGCTCAAGCAACTGCTCATAAGGGctaactgtttaaccaaaaagtga